The following nucleotide sequence is from Aneurinibacillus soli.
CACTTGGCCGTGCGCTTGATGAAGCAACGATGATCGACCCGCGTGTGAAAGGGGTCCCGTCCACGAAAGGAATGTTGTAACGATGATCGCGATAATTGATTATGGGATGGGCAACTTGCACAGTGTGAGCAAGGCAGTGGAGCGTCTCGGGTATGCATACAAATTTGTATCAACGGCTGATGAGTTACTTGCAGCAGACGGTGCGATTCTACCGGGGGTTGGTGCATTCGGGGATGCGATGAAAAACCTACGAGAACTTGGTCTAATTGAACCGATTCACCAGTTCGCAGCAAGTGGCAAGCCGCTTGTCGGCATTTGCCTTGGCATGCAGCTTTTATTTGATAGCAGTACCGAGCACGGTGCGAACGAAGGATTAGGGCTTCTTCCAGGTCGTGTTGAGCGCTTTGAAGGGGATTACAAAGTGCCGCATATGGGCTGGAATCGGTTGACGTTCTTGCAGGACAATCGGATTTTTAGAGATGTAGAGCAAGGGTATGTGTATTTTGTACATTCGTACTTTCTTCAGCCGACAGAGGAGAACCGTCCAGTATTGCTGGCGATGGCAGATTATTATCAGGAAGTGCCAGCGATTGTTGGCAAGGGCAATGTATATGGCATGCAGTTCCACCCGGAGAAGAGTGGGACAGTTGGCATGAAGCTATTGCAAAATTTTGCGGAGCTGTGTGAGACGGCGCGTACGACATAACGAGATAGAAATGAGGGTGTGGAGATGAGTTTCATTATTTATCCAGCGATTGACATTCGCGGTGGCAAGTGTGTGCGCCTGTTGCAAGGCGACTACAATCAGGAAACGGTATATGGCGATTCGCCGCTCGATATGGCGAAGCAATGGGCAACGCAGGGCGCACAGTGGGTTCACCTGGTTGATCTCGATGGCGCAAAAGCAGGCCAGCCGGTTAACCATGAAGTTGTATGTGAAATTGCCCGTACGCTTGACGTACCCGTTCAAATTGGCGGCGGCCTGCGCCGAATGGAAGATGTAGAACGCTACATCGAAAGCGGCGTAGCTCGTGTTATTCTCGGAACAGCGGCGATTCAGGATCAGCCATTTGCTGAGCAGGTGCTGGCGAAGTACGGTGATAAGGTGGCGATTGGCATTGACGCCCGAGATGGCTATGTGGCGACACATGGCTGGCTGGAAACGTCTGGGGTAACAGCGGAAGCACTGGCGAAAGTGCTCATTTCCAAAGGAGCGGAGACGTTTATCTACACCGATATTTCTCGTGATGGCACACTAGCAGGACCAAGTACAGAATCAACGGTACAGCTGGCGCGTGCGATCGGCAAAACCGTCATCGCATCCGGTGGTGTGAGTGTAGAGCAAGATCTACTCGAATTGGCGCAGTACGCAAAAGACGGAGTCGGCGGTGCGATTGTAGGC
It contains:
- the hisH gene encoding imidazole glycerol phosphate synthase subunit HisH yields the protein MIAIIDYGMGNLHSVSKAVERLGYAYKFVSTADELLAADGAILPGVGAFGDAMKNLRELGLIEPIHQFAASGKPLVGICLGMQLLFDSSTEHGANEGLGLLPGRVERFEGDYKVPHMGWNRLTFLQDNRIFRDVEQGYVYFVHSYFLQPTEENRPVLLAMADYYQEVPAIVGKGNVYGMQFHPEKSGTVGMKLLQNFAELCETARTT
- the hisA gene encoding 1-(5-phosphoribosyl)-5-[(5-phosphoribosylamino)methylideneamino]imidazole-4-carboxamide isomerase; its protein translation is MSFIIYPAIDIRGGKCVRLLQGDYNQETVYGDSPLDMAKQWATQGAQWVHLVDLDGAKAGQPVNHEVVCEIARTLDVPVQIGGGLRRMEDVERYIESGVARVILGTAAIQDQPFAEQVLAKYGDKVAIGIDARDGYVATHGWLETSGVTAEALAKVLISKGAETFIYTDISRDGTLAGPSTESTVQLARAIGKTVIASGGVSVEQDLLELAQYAKDGVGGAIVGKALYTDRINLAQALRSVQGV